The window CCAATAATtagatatttatgaaaatattaaaaccttAACAAATTGTATGTCGTCAAATAACTCAAACTATTCATAACTAgaatgttattttatttgtaaacgaaatgcaaatgaaaaattaaacttaaactagttagctaaaaaaaatattttaaagatagaCTATAGTTTGCAAAAAAGTTATTGTGAAACTGTCTAATTGATTGTATTTGAATAACCGATAAAACTAAAGTGCTAAGAGTTTTCATCACGAAGTTATCTAGTAAATTCAAAACTTGAATTTTTCGTTAGTTTATCAAAATATTTAGGACTCATATAATAACGAatgttagttttcttctttttatacaCCTTTCACATGAGCTCTTAGAtgagagaaagacaaagaaaaaaaaatagaaatccaATAGgattgaagcaaaaaaaaaaaaaaaatccaaaaataattgGTCGATTTTGCTTTGTGTAGACGGATGAGAAAAAGATTTAGTGAGTGAAAAACTGATAATACTTTGTAATTTGGTCTTATGCACAGATTTATTAGTTGTGACTTGTGGAGTAATTAAGCCCAGCAGGCCGCTATGTTTATATTAGGAACCTTCAAGAAAATATATGCAGCTGAGTTTGTAAGATactttgtaatttgtaatttgGTCTTATGCACAGATTTATCTATGGAGATTGTAAGATACGATCAAATCTCAAAACCATTACCCATAAGTATCATTGGATAATACTATCAGCATCATAAGAAGGCGTGACAACACTTTCATCCTGTCACCATCGTCAATGGCCTTAATGATCTCAGGTAAGTTTATCCTCGGGATTGGTGCAACACAATGCGTCCACTTCTCATCACACACTTGCCATATGCAAATGCGAACCTGCCCCATCAGGACCAAGCTCGGACTCCTactgtagttttcttttttttcgatagataaaaattgatattctaACTGTTGTTTAAATTCGTTTTAACAATCAGTCAACGTATATCTTTTATATgctataatttttcatttacaGCAAAAATTGTATTTACTTAAAAAATTTGAAGCTGTTGAATTTTTCGAATTTAAAATGTAAAGGACCAAAACTAAACTTTTATAATCATTGAAATGTATTGGTGCATCTACCCACACAAAACAGTTAAACAGGTCAATCATCTaggtttaattataattaagtcGAATAATAAAACTGGGGATTACATGTTAATGAGATGCAAATGAAGTTTAAAGTCCACAATGCCAACTCAACTCAAgtaccaaatcttttttttttttttttaatttgatattatttactTGTGTCGTCCTAAAAGCAGGAATTAATCTTCACTTATGTCAATATGGGAATGACCGAGTTAATCGATTCATATAAAATTTCCCTGGAAGCTTGTGACCGATTCATATACTAAACCTAAATCTGTTCATATCAATGGCCTAactcttaatttttaaaataagttctTAATTAGGTCACACGATTcatttgcacacaaaaaaaaaaaaaaaaaaagttcacacaattcatttttttcgtcttttaaatgtttatttcgttatATTTACACAATATTTATCCACTTTGAATGTAACTGTACGAAACTAGTGTTAGTTATTTGATATAGGATGCAATCATGCAACAAAAGTAGATAATTCGTTGGAATTATTTATGATACTAATTAGCACTACCATCATTTCCACAATTAAGGTTATACTAACTTCCTTTCTGATGCATAATAATTGCCCACCAACGTTGAAGCGTGGTCGACATTTTCATTGGCAATAAGCACAAATTCTcatttatttatactaaaaaaacatatagtacTGTATTAATTAAAGAGTTCTGGCATTTCCTTATTAGTCCActcaaatagaaaaatatgatttcaaTCTTATAATTTATACGTTACATAGTTTTAGTGTCAGTTAATGAATTACTGTTTAGATGAACTTTTCACTTTTCGAAAAGAAATGAATCATAATGCAGCTTATTAAACTCGCGTGATCAGTAAAAACACCACCACATGGACTTTCCGACTAGACACATTTATAAAAAGCAAACATAGAAGATTTAGGCCGTGATTGGTAACGGCTTTTACTTTTGGCtctaaagattttgattttaaaattttagctgcagagaatttggctgttgatgttttgattgtagaaactttaactgttagaatctgattgtttaccTACAACTTTTAATGTTgtagctgttatttttattattattataaatattaataataaatatatattatgtcagaaaataatttatataacattttaatgacaaaataaattttattaataataaattttattattctctattaattatgaatttcataaactcttctattaaaatatgtataatatttatatatacttttggagagattttatatataaaagagtgAAAAAAAGAATGCTTTGAAAAATCTTTAGTTTTAAAGTCTGGTTTTTGACGcttaaaaaaaaggtaaaacaaggaagagaaaaaaaagttactttcgaaactttaaaaaaattaaaagccaaaaaagtcTGTTTGGCAAAAAATTGGCTgtcaaaaatttaaacatttttaaagtattaaaaGTAGCTTACCAATCAGGACCTTAATTAGGTTTGGGTATAAAAACCCAAAATGCAAAACCAGAACCACAATCGTACCAAAATCTGGTTTTGGTATCAAACAGAATAGTCATAAATTCGAACCGAttctaaatgtttttattttaattatccgcaccaaaaaactgaaaaagacgCTCGAaaacttgaaataaaattatatatatccgaaattattagttataaatttatactcaaaaataccaaataaagttgaccaaaaaaaatataccaaacaACAAATTATCCAATATAagctaaatatcaaaaaaaaaacttatttatatttgGAAAAGTAAacatctatttaaaaaaaattaaccaaatttatTACAACATTGATCCATGTTTAGGCAAACAATTTTCGTATTCCAAATCCATTAGTCATAAACTCATAACTAAATAAGTTAACCGACACCAAAGCAAAGCTATAAAAATTAGATTCAAACAAGGCCTATGGGCCTTATTAATGctattcataaatttttgaaattagcCCAAATTGATCCTAATGGATTGGATTGGTCCAACCGAACGCCGCGACAAAAACTCCGTCGCTGGCTGAAGCAATGTTTTCACCGGTGGTGGTAGCTTTCCTACTCCGACCCGGCTCCAATATGCAAATCTCTAACCCTAGACACGGCCATGGTTAATAAAACTCATCATCACTTTCTTCTacctcttctccttcctcaaaGCTAAACTCTCCAAGATCTTTCTCCGATgatcgaaaaaaaaacaatcaggTAATTTGAAACCCTAGATCTCTCCGATTTGAAACCCTAgatctcatctctcttcttttctttagctctcatttttttctgggttttgctCAAAAGATGGGTGACAGCGAAGATGAAACAGGGTACCCAAAAAAGTTTTACTCTTTGAATCGACAGAGTCATCCTATGTATAGTAGACCCATTCCTAAGCGTCACGCGTATtaccatgaagaagaagacgaagatgaagtcGATGGAGACGAGGAAGAGCCACAAGGAGGAGGAGGTTACAGTCGTGGGAATGAGAGGTTTCAGAAGAGgcagaaaccaaacaaacctgtGGCTTCTGGTTACGATTTTGCTGGACCAAGCGATGGGAAAGTTGGGTATGACTGGAGAGAGCAAGAAGCTTTTGTGTTGCTTGAGATTTGGGGGGATAGGTTTTTGCAATTGGGTAGGAGGAGTTTGAGGAACGAAGATTGGAATGAAGTAGCTGAGAAAGTGAGTGAGGAGCTTAGGATGGAGAAGTCCGAGACACAATGTAGGAGAATGATTGATAACTTGAAGAGGAAGTATAGGAAAGAGAAGATTAAGGTTGAGAAATCTGGTTTAGGTTCGAGTAAATGGGCGTTTTTTAACAAGTTGGATATGTTGCTTTGTGTTTCTCCCAAGTCGGATTTAGGTTTAGCTTGTGGTGTTGATTCGGGTGAGTTTGTGTTTATGAACACTAAGGTGTATTTGGATAAGTCGAACGGGTTTGATGAGATGATGGATAGTCCTGGTGATtctgaagaggaggaggatgaggaagatgagGTTGATTACGAGAGGAAGAAGTTTAATGACGCTGCTTCGTATAAGATGTTGGCGGATTCCGTTGAGAGGTTTGGGAAGGTttatgagaagatggagaagagtaAGAAGGATCAAATGAAGGAGTTGGAGAAGATGAGAGCTGATTTTCAGAAAGATTTGGAGTTGCAGAAGAAACAGATTGTGGATCGAGCTCAGAGTGAGATTGCTAGGCTACGTGAAGAGGAAGAGAACTATCATCGTGGTGATGATGAGAGTGAAGATGAGGAAATGGAGAATAATTCTGATGTGAACCTCAGTGATGAATAAAGTTATAAAACTATGTagcttgtgttgttgttttagatGCAAAgggttctgttttttctttttctttttttcgttttgggGAATTCAGAATTGATGAGTTTTGTAATTTGTGTTTAGTCTTtgcgactttattaatttagcTTATTTATTTGCAACTTCCCTTAAATCAAAGCGTTAATACATTTCCACATCTAGAAGATACAGTTTATGATTACACGTGTTTAAGAATAGAAGTGGGATTTACTTGAAGCTGTTTGGTTAGGAAGGGTTCTGTCTTGTTTACTAGTCATAGCCAAACTGGCAGATTCATTTGTACTCTTGTTCTACTggtgaaaataaatttgatatttaagcATTTTTCAAGAGGACGAAACATCAGTAAACTTAACGAGCTTCAGATAGAGAGAGGTGTTAGGTTATCCGCCTTCACTTGGGCAACACAGTAAGAAGATTTAAGCTCATGCCATAAGCAAACCAACATGTCATGGTCATCTTCGACAACGGTGTTGTCGTTGTGGGATGTTCGAGAAATATCCACCAATGTCTTGAGCCATTCTTCATGCAGACTTGAGAACTCAGACCTTAGCTCACTTGACTTGAAGTTTTCCCCAATTGATCTCTTCATGGCTTGAGCAGCGTCCGATGCTGTCTCAACCACTTGGTTTGGTATTCCAGCCATGAGGGCTACTTGAAGTCCGTAGCTCTCAGGACAAGCTCCCTCGGTTAAACGGTACAAGAACACTAGGTCTTGGTCACAGCCGCCACGTAGTTCTTGATCAGATCTTGATTTGAATGCGCAAGCCATGTGTTTTGAGGTGACACGTGGGTGAGACGCGAATTCCTTGGTGAGAGGGTGGTAATGTGTTGCAAACAGCATCCGGCATTGGACTTTCTCTACCAGGTGACGAAAAACCTGATATATAATTTGACAAGTTTCAGCAAAATGATTTGC is drawn from Camelina sativa cultivar DH55 chromosome 1, Cs, whole genome shotgun sequence and contains these coding sequences:
- the LOC104789532 gene encoding trihelix transcription factor ASIL2-like, which translates into the protein MGDSEDETGYPKKFYSLNRQSHPMYSRPIPKRHAYYHEEEDEDEVDGDEEEPQGGGGYSRGNERFQKRQKPNKPVASGYDFAGPSDGKVGYDWREQEAFVLLEIWGDRFLQLGRRSLRNEDWNEVAEKVSEELRMEKSETQCRRMIDNLKRKYRKEKIKVEKSGLGSSKWAFFNKLDMLLCVSPKSDLGLACGVDSGEFVFMNTKVYLDKSNGFDEMMDSPGDSEEEEDEEDEVDYERKKFNDAASYKMLADSVERFGKVYEKMEKSKKDQMKELEKMRADFQKDLELQKKQIVDRAQSEIARLREEEENYHRGDDESEDEEMENNSDVNLSDE